A window of the Henckelia pumila isolate YLH828 chromosome 3, ASM3356847v2, whole genome shotgun sequence genome harbors these coding sequences:
- the LOC140888895 gene encoding uncharacterized protein, with protein sequence MVKWAVELSQYGIEYRPRPAIKAQILADFLVEMTVTQEESSTQTWMVYVDGSSASIGSGAGIVVESPQGDKFQYAVKFLFPAMNNEAEYEAFIMGIKLALSVGAKRLTIHSDSQLIVSQVNGNYEAKEDKMLEYLTQVNELLSRLDNYDIKQIPRGENESADRLSKLASSLANIDNREITFLTYGKKKTDGSDVTIFCADSEEPS encoded by the coding sequence ATGGTTAAGTGGGCTGTTGAACTAAGCCAATATGGAATTGAATATCGCCCGCGTCCAGCGATTAAAGCACAAATTCTGGCTGATTTTCTAGTAGAGATGACAGTAACTCAAGAAGAAAGCTCCACCCAGACATGGATGGTTTATGTCGACGGGTCATCAGCCTCTATAGGAAGCGGTGCAGGTATAGTTGTGGAGAGCCCACAGggagataaatttcaatatgccgTCAAATTTCTATTCCCTGCTATGAATAATGAGGCAGAATATGAAGCTTTCATCATGGGAATTAAATTGGCCCTATCGGTCGGAGCAAAAAGACTGACGATACACAGTGACTCCCAACTTATCGTCAGTCAGGTTAATGGAAATTATGAAGCGAAGGAAGATAAAATGCTTGAATACCTCACTCAAGTGAATGAGCTTCTATCGCGTTTAGACAACTATGATATAAAACAGATACCTAGAGGGGAAAATGAGTCAGCAGACCGCCTTTCCAAGTTAGCAAGCTCCTTGGCCAACATTGATAATAGGGAAATTACATTCCTAACTTATGGCAAGAAAAAAACTGATGGAAGTGATGTTACAATCTTCTGTGCTGACAGCGAAGAACCTAGTTGA